From the genome of Euryarchaeota archaeon:
TGAGGAACGCCGCCGGAGCCCCGGTCACATCGGGGAACGTCTCCGAGAACCTGACATTCGACCCTTCGGCTTCGAGCGACCCGGAAGACGGGGCGCCCACAGGCTTCGAGTGGGATTTCGGGGACGCGACCCCCCTCGTGTCGACGCCCAGGCCCACGAGAGCCTTCGTCGCCGCGGGCCTCTACGAGGTGAGCCTAAGGGTCGTGGATTCCCGAGGCCTCAATGACACTTCACGCCGCCTCATCGCGATAGATTTCTTCGAGCGCCTCCATGATGAGTTGTCGGCCACGAGGAAGACGGCCGACCACAACTTCTCGGTTTCGAGGAAGGCGCAAAACGTGACTGTGTCGGTGGAATTCGACGCGGGAACGGGAGCCGGCCTCAACGACCTCGACATCCGTCTTTACGATGCGGCCGGTAACGAGACCGGAAGCGCCACGGCGGCGACCCAACCGTCAGACGCGGGGACGCTCAAGGAGTCGGTGTCGGTCTCGACCCCCGCGCTCGCGGCGACCACGGAAGGGACCTGGCGACTAGCGGTGGAACTCAAATCAGGGCTAGTCGTCGCATACGACGCGACCATTTACGTGAGCTACTGAACCCTAGCCACGTGGGAGCCGGCAGGGTTGAGACGGAATGCACGACCGTGCACCTCCTCGACGAGGCCCGCTTCCACGAGTTTCCATATGCGCCACTGCACGGACCCGTGGGCGAGTTCGAGCGCCCGGGCGATCTCGGTTTGGGAACGGGGACTCGCGTCTTCGAGGTAGGCAAGCATGGCTTTCGATATCGCATCCCGCTCGAAGGCGGACCGCACGGCGTCAAGGCGCGTCGCTGCGCCATCGCAT
Proteins encoded in this window:
- a CDS encoding PKD domain-containing protein, producing MAILVVSPLGGCLGVDNMDVLKDRLGYGEKPPVVLPPEGHIGSSRPVALGTLDVVVGEVITLFATGYSDPQNLKLAFTWEIEGFGDRTGETVDVSWGMAGTFVVTLTVKNSAGLAAADSVTVVVTDVPGNTQPTSRFTVRNAAGAPVTSGNVSENLTFDPSASSDPEDGAPTGFEWDFGDATPLVSTPRPTRAFVAAGLYEVSLRVVDSRGLNDTSRRLIAIDFFERLHDELSATRKTADHNFSVSRKAQNVTVSVEFDAGTGAGLNDLDIRLYDAAGNETGSATAATQPSDAGTLKESVSVSTPALAATTEGTWRLAVELKSGLVVAYDATIYVSY